A single window of Bombus pascuorum chromosome 1, iyBomPasc1.1, whole genome shotgun sequence DNA harbors:
- the LOC132912216 gene encoding WD repeat-containing protein on Y chromosome isoform X4 gives MEYFDNNDTSIQRAFDEFFKTKSIEEQCTEESLMQLHEVFLASPNEEMDVTQLYDAFENILHIQMPHNEFKILFKKMNLKRDGNITWNEFISYLLIEFQRKDTTLQWQILRLPITDIPQLLKSHHRTAIHKIMFYPEVLPDRTTSFHRGFYLTVTKEGIINYWSLDLKYERSAQSVNPCLKVQHTLITDMIVMPDIQVVCTSSTECDLRFYDTAAKKFDLRIMISGLEYAVICMDYYFSKNIKEDSYIVLGDMSGSVKVMSFSPIERGPFKQEPQRDSLFIRYESVLKGELKGLKIVEFKNVHTDWVKQVAYYGSLRAFMSSSRCCNCSLLFSDLTGARIQYKFKVNMGISCFTFSEEGQLLITGGPDCIVRVWNPFVTRRANSTFQGHRAPICALVVQDAGKRVYSLSKDRCIKVWDVLTQSCIQTYNGLPSELGEHTSMTVVYNTLNRKMIIASSMIAVILCDPQVNKEISDGFTHTKSISSVLYNHLYKVVVTTGLDSCIIIWDPWLGNRLFLVTHAHSRFIYGQFHDIEITAACFDESEQLLVTGARDGTLKVWNFNTGTCLRNMALETQCEITSLVWLENRILCSSWNRQVVEFATSDAYVYKKNWGTIHTDDILCSAMWYPQVLATATFNGEIILWRLETGQPYRKYKVNEPMSRFRIRYHKDEVTYKIKKPEQVTKEIISKQSQYPTASKHQESALNITRIVAVRAMIFLNARPVRPDVGTLLVSLDSGYIQVWTHHPAGGFLQAFSVIHSIRDCALALATDPKNHFLVTGHNAGYIKVWYLANYLLPNPPKISMPVLRLEFPFLWRKKVIGRAKRAVKDQPLPLLLSSVRGHLKSITSVQIIPDARIVISGSTDHSVRLWTLGGRYISTFGTFKPWLPILPTIPTYQYFKDYKHPADIKRVASSTTLQILEGGARQVESDFKSDELKALKEISRPEHTMIDGRRLTIAVMDKSVLMIFADYPILDTSLPYIPIYTHLKLRPLEIIQTPKLPALLHEQKELT, from the exons ATGGAATACTTTGATAATAATGACACGAG CATCCAACGAGCTTTCGACGAGTTctttaaaacaaaaagtatAGAAGAACAATGCACGGAAGAATCCTTGATGCAACTGCATGAAGTATTTTTG GCTTCGCCAAATGAAGAAATGGATGTAACCCAATTGTATGATgcgtttgaaaatatattgcacATTCAAATGCCACATAATGAATTCaaaattctgtttaaaaaG atgAACTTAAAGAGAGATGGGAATATTACTTGGAATGAATTTATCtcgtatttattaatagaatttcAGAGAAAAGATACCACGTTACAATGGCAAATATTGAGACTTCCAATAACTGATATTCCTCAACTTTTGAAATCGCATCACCGCACCGCTATACACAAAATCATGTTTTATCCTGAAGTCTTGCCC GATAGAACTACAAGCTTTCATAGAGGGTTTTATTTAACTGTGACTAAAGAGGGAATCATAAATTACTGGTCTTTAGATTTAAAATACGAACGGAGCGCGCAATCTGTAAATC CGTGTTTAAAAGTTCAACACACTTTAATAACTGACATGATAGTAATGCCCGATATACAAGTAGTATGCACAAGTTCTACGGAGTGCGATTTAAGATTTTATGATACAGCAGCAAAGAAGTTTGATCTTCGAATAATG ATATCAGGCTTGGAGTATGCGGTCATTTGTATGGATTATTATTTcagtaaaaatatcaaagaggATTCTTATATCGTACTTGGAGATATGAGTGGATCTGTCAAAGTCATGTCTTTTAGTCCGATAGAGAGAGGACCGTTTAAACAAGAACCTCAACGTgatagtttatttattcgcTATGAATCTGTTCTCAag GGTGAACTGAAAGGattgaaaattgtagaatttaaGAATGTACATACAGATTGGGTGAAACAAGTAGCCTATTATGGAAGTTTAAGAGCTTTCATGTCCAGCAGTAGATGTTGTAATTGTTCTTTGTTATTTAGTGATCTCACAGGAGCAAGGATCCAATACAAATTCAAAGTTAACATGGGAATATCTTGCTTCACCTTTAGCGAAG AGGGTCAGTTATTAATAACCGGTGGACCAGATTGCATAGTTCGGGTTTGGAATCCTTTCGTGACCAGAAGAGCAAATAGTACTTTCCAAGGTCATCGTGCACCTATTTGTGCCTTAGTTGTACAAGATGCTGGTAAACGGGTGTACTCTCTTTCGAAAGACAGATGTATCAAAGTGTGGGATGTATTAACCCAATCTTGTATTCAG ACATACAATGGTCTTCCCAGCGAATTGGGTGAACATACATCGATGACAGTGGTGTACAATACATTGAATCGTAAAATGATCATTGCTAGCTCAATGATCGCAGTGATTCTTTGCGATCCCCAGGTCAACAAAGAAATATCTGATGGTTTTACACATACAAAATCTATCAGCAGCGTTTTATATAACCATCTCTACAAAGTG GTAGTTACGACTGGATTAGAttcttgtataataatttggGATCCATGGcttggaaatcgtttattctTAGTAACGCATGCACACAGTAGATTCATATATGGTCAATTTCATGACATTGAAATTACTGCTGCTTGTTTCGATGAATCTGAGCAATTGCTAGTAACAGGCGCTCGTGATGGTACATTGAAAGTTTGGAATTTTAATACCGGTACTTGTTTGCGGAACATGGCTCTTGAAACTCAGTG TGAAATAACCAGTTTAGTTTGGCTGGAAAATCGAATCTTATGTAGTAGTTGGAATCGTCAAGTCGTAGAATTTGCAACTTCTGacgcatatgtatataaaaagaattgggGAACAATACACACCGATGATATTCTTTGTTCAGCCATGTGGTATCCTCAGGTATTGGCCACGGCAACTTTTAACGGAGAAATAATACTTTGGAGATTAGAAACCGGTCAACCgtatcgaaaatataaagttaACGAACCAATGTCAAG ATTTAGGATAAGATACCACAAAGATgaagtaacgtataaaataaaaaaacctGAACAAGTTACGAAAGAAATCATCTCGAAACAGAG TCAATATCCTACGGCTTCTAAGCATCAAGAATCCGCGTTGAATATTACACGAATTGTTGCTGTTCGAgctatgatatttttaaatgctcGGCCGGTTAGGCCCGATGTTGGAACGTTGCTAGTTTCTCTTGATTCAGGATATATACAAGTGTGGACTCATCATCCTGCCGGTGGATTTCTACAAGCTTTCTCGGTTATTCATTCTATACGTGATTGTGCATTAGCATTAGCAACTGATcctaaaaatcattttcttgtAACAG gACACAATGCTGGATACATTAAAGTTTGGTATCTCGCGAATTATTTGTTGCCAAATCCTCCTAAGATATCTATGCCCGTTTTACGGTTGGAATTTCCATTTCTATGGAGAAAGAAAGTTATTGGTAGGGCAAAGAGAGCTGTAAAGGATCAACCTTTGCCACTTCTACTTTCATCTGTCCGTGGACATTTAAAATCTATTACGTCCGTCCAGATAATCCCAGATGCACGTATTGTCATTAG TGGTAGTACAGACCATTCTGTACGCTTATGGACACTCGGTGGCCGTTATATTTCAACCTTCGGAACTTTCAAGCCTTGGTTACCAATTTTACCAACGATCCCAACGTAccaatattttaaagattacAAACATCCAGCAGATATTAAAAGAGTCGCTAGTTCTACTACGCTAcaa ATTCTTGAAGGAGGCGCGAGACAAGTAGAATCAGATTTTAAAAGTGACGAATTAAAAgctttgaaagaaatttcgagACCCGAACACACTATGATCGATGGAAGAAGACTTACTATTGCTGTGATGGATAAATCAGTCTTAATGATCTTTGCGGATTACCCAATTTTAGACACCTCTTTAccatat ATACCTATATACACACATTTGAAATTAAGACCTTTGGAAATCATACAGACACCAAAATTACCAGCACTTCTACacgaacaaaaagaattaacgTAA
- the LOC132912216 gene encoding WD repeat-containing protein on Y chromosome isoform X5 — translation MDVTQLYDAFENILHIQMPHNEFKILFKKMNLKRDGNITWNEFISYLLIEFQRKDTTLQWQILRLPITDIPQLLKSHHRTAIHKIMFYPEVLPDRTTSFHRGFYLTVTKEGIINYWSLDLKYERSAQSVNPCLKVQHTLITDMIVMPDIQVVCTSSTECDLRFYDTAAKKFDLRIMISGLEYAVICMDYYFSKNIKEDSYIVLGDMSGSVKVMSFSPIERGPFKQEPQRDSLFIRYESVLKGELKGLKIVEFKNVHTDWVKQVAYYGSLRAFMSSSRCCNCSLLFSDLTGARIQYKFKVNMGISCFTFSEEGQLLITGGPDCIVRVWNPFVTRRANSTFQGHRAPICALVVQDAGKRVYSLSKDRCIKVWDVLTQSCIQTYNGLPSELGEHTSMTVVYNTLNRKMIIASSMIAVILCDPQVNKEISDGFTHTKSISSVLYNHLYKVVVTTGLDSCIIIWDPWLGNRLFLVTHAHSRFIYGQFHDIEITAACFDESEQLLVTGARDGTLKVWNFNTGTCLRNMALETQCEITSLVWLENRILCSSWNRQVVEFATSDAYVYKKNWGTIHTDDILCSAMWYPQVLATATFNGEIILWRLETGQPYRKYKVNEPMSRFRIRYHKDEVTYKIKKPEQVTKEIISKQSQYPTASKHQESALNITRIVAVRAMIFLNARPVRPDVGTLLVSLDSGYIQVWTHHPAGGFLQAFSVIHSIRDCALALATDPKNHFLVTGHNAGYIKVWYLANYLLPNPPKISMPVLRLEFPFLWRKKVIGRAKRAVKDQPLPLLLSSVRGHLKSITSVQIIPDARIVISGSTDHSVRLWTLGGRYISTFGTFKPWLPILPTIPTYQYFKDYKHPADIKRVASSTTLQILEGGARQVESDFKSDELKALKEISRPEHTMIDGRRLTIAVMDKSVLMIFADYPILDTSLPYVNMLFIATAVHRNMLSNTHNSMRITLQIPIYTHLKLRPLEIIQTPKLPALLHEQKELTKRTHSQL, via the exons ATGGATGTAACCCAATTGTATGATgcgtttgaaaatatattgcacATTCAAATGCCACATAATGAATTCaaaattctgtttaaaaaG atgAACTTAAAGAGAGATGGGAATATTACTTGGAATGAATTTATCtcgtatttattaatagaatttcAGAGAAAAGATACCACGTTACAATGGCAAATATTGAGACTTCCAATAACTGATATTCCTCAACTTTTGAAATCGCATCACCGCACCGCTATACACAAAATCATGTTTTATCCTGAAGTCTTGCCC GATAGAACTACAAGCTTTCATAGAGGGTTTTATTTAACTGTGACTAAAGAGGGAATCATAAATTACTGGTCTTTAGATTTAAAATACGAACGGAGCGCGCAATCTGTAAATC CGTGTTTAAAAGTTCAACACACTTTAATAACTGACATGATAGTAATGCCCGATATACAAGTAGTATGCACAAGTTCTACGGAGTGCGATTTAAGATTTTATGATACAGCAGCAAAGAAGTTTGATCTTCGAATAATG ATATCAGGCTTGGAGTATGCGGTCATTTGTATGGATTATTATTTcagtaaaaatatcaaagaggATTCTTATATCGTACTTGGAGATATGAGTGGATCTGTCAAAGTCATGTCTTTTAGTCCGATAGAGAGAGGACCGTTTAAACAAGAACCTCAACGTgatagtttatttattcgcTATGAATCTGTTCTCAag GGTGAACTGAAAGGattgaaaattgtagaatttaaGAATGTACATACAGATTGGGTGAAACAAGTAGCCTATTATGGAAGTTTAAGAGCTTTCATGTCCAGCAGTAGATGTTGTAATTGTTCTTTGTTATTTAGTGATCTCACAGGAGCAAGGATCCAATACAAATTCAAAGTTAACATGGGAATATCTTGCTTCACCTTTAGCGAAG AGGGTCAGTTATTAATAACCGGTGGACCAGATTGCATAGTTCGGGTTTGGAATCCTTTCGTGACCAGAAGAGCAAATAGTACTTTCCAAGGTCATCGTGCACCTATTTGTGCCTTAGTTGTACAAGATGCTGGTAAACGGGTGTACTCTCTTTCGAAAGACAGATGTATCAAAGTGTGGGATGTATTAACCCAATCTTGTATTCAG ACATACAATGGTCTTCCCAGCGAATTGGGTGAACATACATCGATGACAGTGGTGTACAATACATTGAATCGTAAAATGATCATTGCTAGCTCAATGATCGCAGTGATTCTTTGCGATCCCCAGGTCAACAAAGAAATATCTGATGGTTTTACACATACAAAATCTATCAGCAGCGTTTTATATAACCATCTCTACAAAGTG GTAGTTACGACTGGATTAGAttcttgtataataatttggGATCCATGGcttggaaatcgtttattctTAGTAACGCATGCACACAGTAGATTCATATATGGTCAATTTCATGACATTGAAATTACTGCTGCTTGTTTCGATGAATCTGAGCAATTGCTAGTAACAGGCGCTCGTGATGGTACATTGAAAGTTTGGAATTTTAATACCGGTACTTGTTTGCGGAACATGGCTCTTGAAACTCAGTG TGAAATAACCAGTTTAGTTTGGCTGGAAAATCGAATCTTATGTAGTAGTTGGAATCGTCAAGTCGTAGAATTTGCAACTTCTGacgcatatgtatataaaaagaattgggGAACAATACACACCGATGATATTCTTTGTTCAGCCATGTGGTATCCTCAGGTATTGGCCACGGCAACTTTTAACGGAGAAATAATACTTTGGAGATTAGAAACCGGTCAACCgtatcgaaaatataaagttaACGAACCAATGTCAAG ATTTAGGATAAGATACCACAAAGATgaagtaacgtataaaataaaaaaacctGAACAAGTTACGAAAGAAATCATCTCGAAACAGAG TCAATATCCTACGGCTTCTAAGCATCAAGAATCCGCGTTGAATATTACACGAATTGTTGCTGTTCGAgctatgatatttttaaatgctcGGCCGGTTAGGCCCGATGTTGGAACGTTGCTAGTTTCTCTTGATTCAGGATATATACAAGTGTGGACTCATCATCCTGCCGGTGGATTTCTACAAGCTTTCTCGGTTATTCATTCTATACGTGATTGTGCATTAGCATTAGCAACTGATcctaaaaatcattttcttgtAACAG gACACAATGCTGGATACATTAAAGTTTGGTATCTCGCGAATTATTTGTTGCCAAATCCTCCTAAGATATCTATGCCCGTTTTACGGTTGGAATTTCCATTTCTATGGAGAAAGAAAGTTATTGGTAGGGCAAAGAGAGCTGTAAAGGATCAACCTTTGCCACTTCTACTTTCATCTGTCCGTGGACATTTAAAATCTATTACGTCCGTCCAGATAATCCCAGATGCACGTATTGTCATTAG TGGTAGTACAGACCATTCTGTACGCTTATGGACACTCGGTGGCCGTTATATTTCAACCTTCGGAACTTTCAAGCCTTGGTTACCAATTTTACCAACGATCCCAACGTAccaatattttaaagattacAAACATCCAGCAGATATTAAAAGAGTCGCTAGTTCTACTACGCTAcaa ATTCTTGAAGGAGGCGCGAGACAAGTAGAATCAGATTTTAAAAGTGACGAATTAAAAgctttgaaagaaatttcgagACCCGAACACACTATGATCGATGGAAGAAGACTTACTATTGCTGTGATGGATAAATCAGTCTTAATGATCTTTGCGGATTACCCAATTTTAGACACCTCTTTAccatatgtaaatatgttgTTTATCGCAACAGCAGTTCATCGAAATATGTTAAGCAATACACATAACTCAATGAGAATAACGTTACAGATACCTATATACACACATTTGAAATTAAGACCTTTGGAAATCATACAGACACCAAAATTACCAGCACTTCTACacgaacaaaaagaattaac TAAAAGAACGCATTCGCAATTATAA